A genomic stretch from Candidatus Nitrotoga arctica includes:
- a CDS encoding DUF2281 domain-containing protein gives MHNIIEAIDKEARRLPPEFQREVLDFIGYLHTKSKRKSDPAWLERAWGAAPDFPERPQSPQVSDMQGL, from the coding sequence ATGCATAACATCATTGAAGCAATCGACAAAGAAGCCCGCAGACTGCCGCCGGAATTCCAGCGGGAAGTGCTCGATTTTATCGGTTATTTACACACAAAGAGTAAACGCAAATCTGATCCGGCGTGGCTGGAACGGGCTTGGGGCGCTGCACCCGATTTCCCGGAAAGACCACAATCACCTCAGGTATCCGATATGCAGGGATTGTGA
- a CDS encoding BRO family protein, which translates to MVFSAIIVAPRTVFQETAIRRTWHNEEWWFAIVDVVAVLTDSVQPDKYVKDLRRRDKELAKGWEQIATPLRVETEGGVQRVNCVNTESLFRII; encoded by the coding sequence TTGGTTTTTAGCGCGATAATCGTTGCTCCGCGTACCGTCTTTCAGGAAACAGCGATCCGCCGCACTTGGCATAACGAGGAATGGTGGTTCGCCATTGTGGATGTGGTTGCCGTTCTCACCGATTCGGTTCAGCCAGACAAGTATGTCAAGGATTTACGACGCCGTGACAAAGAGTTAGCTAAAGGGTGGGAGCAAATTGCCACCCCCCTTCGGGTTGAAACCGAAGGCGGTGTGCAACGGGTTAATTGCGTCAATACCGAGAGCCTGTTCCGCATCATTTAG
- a CDS encoding NAD-dependent epimerase/dehydratase family protein has translation MTVSDTRPIVLITGATGNLGRSLAKALGRDYRIAGMDLKAQGTEFPVFDADFTSEPSVELAMRKFRDAFGSRIASVIHLVAYFDFTGEEKPLYETVNVDGTRRLLRALQDFEVEQFIYASTMLVHAPCRPGEHIDEQQPIEPGWAYPKSKAAAEAMVRAEHKVIPYAILRLAGVYDEHAMVPTLARQIARIYDRDFQSYFYSGSTLVGQAMLHRDDMLEAFHRTVDRRAVLPRETEILIGEADAIGYDALQDELGYLIHGVDDWPTVRVPKPIAAVGAWAQGKLEPVIPDVIDGGEVPFIKPFMVVMADDHYALDIRRARELLGWEPRHRLKDELPKLVAALKNDPTAWYKTNGITPPAWLSDAADLGKNPGNLRDRHEAQIRTEHRANRWAHFVNMGLGTWLITQPLLINVTEPLLRWSEIFLGAMLIVCAGVALSWRAPSARWLCAGIGALVMGVPFLFATGNAAAYLSDTLMGALIFGFAVCTKPEPGVSAIAALTGPEVPPGWSYNPSTWSQRIPIIVLAILGLYVSRYLAAYQLGYIPGVWDPFFAASSPLDSRNGTEDIITSWVSKAWPVSDAAVGGYTYLLEILTGIVGSRMRWRTMPWLVILFGLMIAPLGITSIFFIVIQPVVIGTWSIIALIGAAAVLIQIPYSLDELIATLQFLRRRAQAGHNWLRIFFVGDTDEVPKTRSVEANTDEFDQSPRIIIKNMIGDGVSLPWNLALAALIGLSLLFTRITLGVDGNMAHAHHVIGSLVLTVVSIAAAEVARPVRYLNILLGAALMAAPFMFAASITATIASVVLGLGLIALSMRRGLIRERYGNWDRWII, from the coding sequence ATGACAGTCTCCGACACCAGGCCGATCGTTCTCATCACCGGCGCGACCGGCAACCTCGGCCGTTCGCTTGCCAAAGCGCTTGGTCGCGACTACCGGATCGCCGGTATGGACCTGAAAGCTCAGGGCACCGAGTTCCCGGTTTTTGATGCGGACTTCACCTCTGAGCCTTCGGTTGAGCTGGCGATGCGAAAGTTTCGCGACGCGTTCGGCTCGCGTATCGCCAGCGTTATTCACCTCGTCGCTTATTTCGACTTTACCGGTGAGGAAAAGCCGCTCTACGAAACCGTTAATGTCGATGGCACCCGTCGTCTTCTGCGTGCGCTGCAAGACTTCGAAGTCGAGCAGTTTATTTATGCAAGCACGATGCTCGTTCACGCCCCATGTCGCCCCGGCGAGCACATCGACGAGCAGCAGCCGATTGAGCCGGGCTGGGCCTATCCAAAATCAAAGGCCGCCGCTGAAGCGATGGTTCGGGCGGAGCACAAAGTAATCCCTTACGCCATTTTGCGGCTGGCAGGGGTTTACGACGAGCACGCGATGGTGCCAACGCTGGCCAGGCAAATAGCGCGGATTTACGACCGCGACTTTCAGAGTTATTTTTATTCGGGCAGCACACTCGTTGGTCAGGCAATGCTGCACCGCGACGACATGCTCGAAGCATTTCATCGCACCGTCGACCGTCGCGCTGTATTGCCGCGAGAGACCGAGATTCTGATTGGCGAGGCCGACGCGATCGGCTACGACGCGCTGCAAGACGAGCTCGGCTATCTCATTCACGGTGTCGATGATTGGCCGACGGTGCGCGTGCCCAAGCCCATTGCCGCCGTTGGCGCGTGGGCGCAAGGCAAGCTCGAACCAGTCATCCCCGACGTGATCGACGGGGGCGAGGTCCCGTTCATCAAACCCTTCATGGTTGTCATGGCCGACGATCACTACGCGCTCGACATCCGGCGCGCTCGCGAGCTGCTCGGCTGGGAGCCGCGGCATCGATTGAAGGACGAGTTGCCGAAGCTCGTCGCGGCCTTGAAGAACGACCCGACCGCTTGGTACAAAACCAACGGTATCACGCCGCCGGCATGGCTCAGCGATGCAGCCGACCTCGGCAAGAATCCGGGGAACCTGCGCGACCGCCATGAAGCGCAGATCAGGACCGAGCACCGCGCCAACCGCTGGGCGCATTTTGTCAACATGGGCCTGGGCACTTGGCTGATAACGCAGCCGCTGCTGATCAACGTCACCGAGCCGCTGCTGCGCTGGAGCGAAATTTTTCTGGGTGCGATGCTCATTGTCTGCGCTGGCGTGGCGCTGTCGTGGCGTGCGCCCTCAGCGCGCTGGCTGTGCGCAGGCATCGGCGCACTGGTCATGGGAGTGCCGTTCTTGTTTGCCACCGGGAACGCCGCGGCTTATCTTTCCGACACGCTGATGGGTGCGCTGATCTTCGGCTTCGCCGTGTGTACCAAGCCCGAGCCCGGTGTCTCGGCCATCGCTGCGCTGACCGGCCCCGAAGTGCCGCCGGGCTGGAGCTACAACCCGTCAACCTGGTCGCAGCGCATACCGATCATCGTGCTGGCGATCCTCGGTCTTTACGTCTCACGCTATCTCGCCGCCTACCAGCTTGGCTACATACCCGGTGTATGGGATCCGTTCTTCGCCGCCTCCTCGCCCCTGGATTCGCGCAACGGGACCGAGGACATCATCACCTCGTGGGTCTCGAAAGCCTGGCCAGTATCCGATGCGGCCGTCGGGGGCTATACCTACCTGCTGGAGATCCTCACCGGCATCGTCGGCTCGCGGATGCGCTGGCGCACCATGCCCTGGTTGGTGATTCTGTTCGGCCTGATGATCGCGCCACTTGGCATCACGTCGATCTTCTTCATCGTCATCCAGCCAGTCGTCATCGGCACTTGGAGCATCATTGCGCTGATCGGCGCGGCTGCGGTCCTGATCCAGATCCCGTATTCACTCGACGAACTGATTGCGACGTTGCAGTTTTTGCGCCGTCGCGCACAGGCCGGCCACAATTGGTTGCGGATTTTCTTTGTGGGCGACACTGATGAAGTACCCAAGACACGAAGTGTCGAGGCCAACACCGACGAGTTCGACCAGTCACCCCGCATCATAATCAAGAACATGATTGGCGACGGCGTAAGCCTCCCGTGGAACCTGGCTCTGGCGGCACTCATCGGCCTGTCGCTGCTGTTCACGCGTATTACGCTTGGAGTCGATGGCAATATGGCCCATGCCCACCACGTGATCGGCTCGCTGGTTCTGACGGTCGTCTCGATCGCTGCCGCTGAAGTTGCCCGGCCGGTGCGCTACCTGAATATCTTGCTGGGAGCCGCCTTGATGGCCGCACCGTTCATGTTTGCGGCAAGTATCACGGCGACCATCGCCAGTGTGGTCTTGGGCCTTGGCCTGATAGCGCTCAGCATGCGCCGCGGCTTGATCCGGGAGCGCTACGGCAACTGGGACCGCTGGATCATTTAG
- a CDS encoding Y-family DNA polymerase, whose product MPFALIDCNNFYVSCERVFQPKLNGKPVVVLSNNDGCIISRSNEAKALGVRMCAPWFKMEKLAKQNGIVAFSSNYTLYDDMSKRFMSILSTFAPRQEIYSIDESFLDLEVIEPHSLVAYGQKIRKTVLRSLGLPVCVGIADTKTLAKLANYCAKMELVGEDGVCDFGQLNDAERSALFASISVREVWGVGRRISEGLLAMRIKTIEDLRTANLKRIRSQFSIVLERTVQELNGISCIQMEEVAKPRQQIIVSRSFGTMITGLDDLSESIAYFTSRAAEKLRQDGSVAASISVYIYTNAFKEDAPQYTGSTIVQLNQPSDDTMELVDAAIKGLKEIYRSGFHYKKSGVVLMGLQSKGSIQATLFDDIDKQTKSDNMMRTLDAINQKMGKGSVTLAAAGLKHRWAMRNERQSPNYTTDWSELLIVE is encoded by the coding sequence ATGCCCTTCGCCCTCATCGATTGTAATAATTTTTACGTCTCCTGCGAGCGTGTCTTTCAGCCAAAACTGAACGGCAAGCCGGTCGTGGTGCTGTCCAATAACGATGGCTGCATCATCTCTCGTTCAAATGAAGCAAAAGCGCTTGGCGTCAGGATGTGCGCGCCGTGGTTCAAAATGGAAAAATTGGCCAAACAAAATGGCATCGTTGCGTTCTCAAGTAACTATACACTCTACGACGACATGTCCAAGCGCTTCATGTCCATTCTTTCCACATTCGCGCCACGCCAGGAAATCTATTCAATAGACGAATCTTTTCTTGATCTAGAGGTCATTGAGCCACATTCACTGGTGGCTTACGGGCAGAAGATACGAAAAACGGTTCTGCGCAGTCTTGGCCTTCCCGTCTGTGTTGGTATCGCTGATACGAAGACGCTGGCCAAGCTGGCCAATTATTGCGCCAAGATGGAATTGGTGGGAGAGGATGGCGTGTGCGACTTTGGGCAGTTGAATGATGCTGAGCGCAGTGCGCTCTTTGCGAGTATTTCAGTGAGAGAAGTATGGGGAGTCGGGAGACGCATCTCCGAGGGGCTCCTTGCCATGAGAATCAAGACTATCGAAGACCTGCGCACGGCCAATCTTAAAAGAATTCGTAGTCAATTTTCCATCGTGCTGGAACGCACCGTACAGGAGCTCAACGGCATCTCTTGTATCCAAATGGAAGAAGTAGCAAAGCCACGACAACAGATCATTGTTTCTCGCTCCTTCGGGACTATGATAACGGGATTAGATGACTTGTCAGAATCTATTGCCTACTTCACCAGTCGAGCAGCCGAAAAGCTCCGGCAAGACGGTTCGGTTGCTGCCAGCATTTCGGTTTATATCTATACCAATGCGTTCAAGGAAGACGCCCCTCAATATACTGGCTCGACCATCGTGCAATTGAATCAACCCAGCGACGACACGATGGAACTCGTCGATGCTGCGATCAAGGGCTTGAAGGAAATTTATCGCAGTGGCTTTCACTACAAGAAAAGCGGCGTGGTGTTGATGGGATTACAGAGCAAAGGATCGATTCAAGCCACCCTGTTTGATGACATAGACAAACAGACAAAGTCCGACAATATGATGCGAACTCTAGATGCGATCAATCAAAAAATGGGTAAGGGGAGCGTAACTTTAGCCGCAGCTGGTTTAAAGCATCGCTGGGCTATGCGTAATGAGCGGCAGTCTCCAAATTACACTACAGACTGGTCTGAATTACTGATCGTGGAGTAG
- a CDS encoding Ku protein: MTPSSNRVLWKGAITFGLVHIPIALYSATTETGLDFDWLDKRSMDPVGYKRINKKTGKEIDKENIVKGIEYQDGQYIILSPEEISAAYPKSTQTIEIVTFVPATDIPFVYMERPYYTAPINKGEKVYALLRETLLETQRVGIARVVIQTKQHLAALIPSGPVLTLNLLRWGNDIRSWEELNLPAEGIKGTGLTDKELKMAAQLVNSMSSEWNPEEFHDTFKEKIMDLVHQKAESGELQSVSQPEQLEQPQGGAQIIDLAELLRNSLKKDKNKEEDNKPPAKKSAKTPAKVLAHSTARKKSSAS; encoded by the coding sequence ATGACTCCCTCAAGTAATCGTGTTTTATGGAAAGGTGCGATCACCTTTGGCTTGGTGCATATTCCAATTGCCCTATATTCCGCGACCACTGAAACAGGCTTGGATTTCGATTGGCTGGACAAGCGGAGTATGGATCCGGTGGGGTACAAGCGCATTAACAAAAAAACTGGCAAGGAAATTGACAAGGAAAATATCGTCAAAGGTATTGAATATCAAGATGGTCAATACATTATTCTAAGCCCGGAAGAAATTTCAGCGGCTTACCCAAAGAGCACACAAACGATTGAGATAGTGACGTTCGTGCCGGCTACCGATATACCATTCGTTTATATGGAACGACCGTATTACACCGCGCCGATCAACAAAGGAGAAAAAGTTTATGCACTCCTGCGAGAAACTCTTCTTGAAACTCAGCGTGTAGGGATTGCTCGCGTTGTAATTCAAACCAAGCAGCATCTTGCCGCTCTCATTCCCTCAGGTCCTGTGCTCACCCTCAACTTGCTGCGCTGGGGTAATGACATCCGTAGCTGGGAAGAACTCAATCTTCCTGCTGAAGGAATCAAAGGTACTGGTCTTACAGATAAAGAATTAAAGATGGCTGCCCAATTAGTGAATAGTATGAGTTCAGAATGGAATCCTGAAGAATTCCACGACACATTCAAAGAAAAAATAATGGATCTTGTCCACCAGAAAGCTGAAAGTGGTGAACTTCAATCTGTTTCTCAACCTGAACAATTAGAACAACCACAAGGCGGGGCGCAAATTATTGATCTTGCTGAACTACTCCGGAACAGCCTAAAGAAAGATAAAAATAAGGAAGAAGATAACAAGCCGCCAGCCAAAAAATCTGCGAAAACTCCGGCGAAGGTATTGGCCCACTCAACAGCACGGAAGAAATCTAGTGCGTCCTAA
- a CDS encoding DNA polymerase ligase N-terminal domain-containing protein — protein MAKSDPLKTYKAKRDFSITSEPTEGGKANEKALSFVVQKHWASRLHYDFRLELDGAMKSWAIPKGPSFDSKDKRLAVHVEDHPISYNSFEGQIPAGQYGAGKVIIWDKGIWIPLEDPHKNYREGNLKFDLRGVKLHGHWALVRMKSKGERQEPWLLIKEKDEYVRPSSEFSVVDEMPDSVAKLEPESHKVAKPKEELPAIKKN, from the coding sequence ATGGCAAAGTCAGATCCACTTAAGACCTATAAAGCCAAACGCGATTTCTCCATTACTTCTGAACCCACCGAAGGCGGTAAAGCGAATGAGAAAGCTCTTTCGTTTGTTGTTCAAAAACATTGGGCCTCTCGTCTGCATTACGATTTCCGGCTGGAACTTGATGGGGCAATGAAAAGTTGGGCTATCCCCAAGGGGCCAAGCTTTGATTCCAAAGATAAGCGCTTGGCAGTTCATGTGGAAGACCATCCTATTTCCTACAACAGCTTTGAAGGACAAATTCCAGCGGGGCAATATGGCGCAGGCAAGGTGATCATTTGGGACAAAGGAATCTGGATTCCACTTGAAGATCCCCATAAAAATTATCGTGAGGGCAATCTGAAATTTGACCTGCGTGGAGTTAAGTTACATGGCCATTGGGCGCTGGTTCGCATGAAAAGCAAGGGGGAAAGGCAAGAGCCCTGGTTACTTATCAAGGAAAAGGATGAATACGTTCGTCCTTCGAGTGAATTCAGCGTGGTCGATGAAATGCCTGACAGCGTTGCCAAACTCGAACCAGAGAGTCATAAGGTTGCAAAACCTAAGGAAGAATTACCTGCTATAAAAAAAAATTAA
- a CDS encoding cyclic nucleotide-binding/CBS domain-containing protein, with protein sequence MHSILVKNIDALARSRLVTVSADASLVDVSNLLLDTHISLVVVCDSHGAMVGVITKTNMVQQIGRSCESIGTTVASDVMTRNVTSCYPTNSLLDALSMMEKSGFVHLPVIDEKSKPSGVVNARDALRALMAEGKYEEALLRDYVMGIGYR encoded by the coding sequence ATGCATTCAATACTTGTCAAGAATATAGACGCTTTGGCTCGTTCCCGGCTGGTGACGGTCAGCGCCGATGCATCGCTGGTGGACGTATCCAACCTGCTCTTGGACACACATATCAGCCTTGTCGTCGTCTGTGATTCTCATGGGGCGATGGTGGGTGTCATCACAAAGACGAACATGGTCCAGCAGATTGGCCGTTCCTGCGAAAGCATTGGTACGACCGTGGCTTCTGACGTAATGACTCGGAATGTCACCTCCTGCTACCCGACCAACTCCCTGCTTGACGCCTTGTCGATGATGGAGAAGAGTGGCTTCGTTCACCTCCCCGTCATTGACGAGAAGTCCAAACCGTCTGGCGTCGTCAATGCGCGCGATGCGTTGCGGGCATTGATGGCGGAAGGAAAGTATGAAGAGGCGCTGCTTCGTGACTACGTGATGGGTATTGGCTACCGGTGA
- the ligD gene encoding DNA ligase D has product MLQPQLATLVDAPPKDSVEWIYEIKFDGYRILTRISGKKVQLFTRNGNDWSHKLPTLVKAIDEMNLESGWLDGEIVMLNEQGIPDFQALQGAFDSSMTQSIIYYLFDVPFYGGHDLRSAPLIERRALLKTLFENPTPEQIRFSDVFDAPPGDIMATACHLGLEGVVGKRKSSTYVPRRSTDWIKLKCKQRQEFVIGGYTDPQGSRSLIGSLLLGVYDEKGELQYTGNVGTGFNEKTLKDLKAKLDRIPADHSLFSKATDIDKKAHWVKPTLVAEVSFGEWTNSGHIRHSVFHGLRTDKKANTIIREKPMHSISTKPAPLPSLQASLHVTHPDRVIDSSTGLTKIDLVRYYSLVAPLILEHLRGRPVSLVRAPAGVTGQLFFQKHLEKNSMPGVKHLDTALDPEHAALLEISTAEGILSAAQMNVLEFHTWNATKSAIGKPDRMIFDLDPGEGVPWNIMQESAQLVREFLKELGLNSFLKTSGSKGLHMVVPIKRLRDWDTVKDFSHAIVNHLAATLPQRFVAISGPDNRVGKIFIDYLRNGFGATTVSAWSARARPGLGVSVPIAWEELKSLTSSDHWTVSNIHSRLDKGNDPWAEYNASAQSILSAMKALGFKPKVQK; this is encoded by the coding sequence ATGCTTCAGCCTCAACTTGCAACGCTCGTGGATGCGCCTCCAAAGGACTCCGTTGAATGGATATATGAAATAAAATTTGATGGATACAGAATATTGACCAGGATAAGTGGCAAGAAGGTTCAACTGTTCACGCGTAACGGAAATGATTGGTCACATAAATTACCTACGTTGGTAAAGGCCATAGATGAAATGAATTTAGAGTCGGGATGGCTTGATGGCGAAATCGTAATGCTTAATGAGCAAGGGATTCCTGATTTTCAAGCTTTGCAAGGTGCCTTTGATAGCTCGATGACTCAAAGTATTATTTACTACCTTTTTGATGTGCCATTTTATGGCGGACACGACTTAAGATCGGCTCCCTTGATTGAGCGTAGGGCACTACTCAAAACACTCTTTGAAAATCCAACACCAGAACAGATACGTTTCAGTGATGTTTTTGATGCGCCACCAGGCGATATTATGGCTACAGCATGCCACCTGGGATTGGAAGGTGTCGTTGGCAAACGTAAAAGCTCCACTTACGTCCCGCGCCGGTCAACTGATTGGATAAAACTGAAGTGCAAGCAGCGACAAGAATTTGTTATTGGTGGTTATACGGATCCGCAGGGCTCCCGTTCGCTTATCGGCTCACTTCTGCTTGGCGTTTATGATGAAAAAGGAGAGCTGCAATACACGGGCAATGTGGGCACTGGATTTAACGAAAAGACTCTCAAAGATCTGAAGGCGAAGCTGGATAGAATTCCTGCTGACCACAGTCTATTTAGCAAAGCTACTGATATCGATAAAAAGGCACACTGGGTCAAACCAACACTGGTGGCTGAAGTTTCATTTGGTGAGTGGACTAACAGCGGGCATATCCGTCACTCTGTTTTCCATGGCCTTAGAACTGACAAAAAAGCCAATACCATTATTCGTGAGAAACCTATGCATTCCATTTCCACAAAGCCTGCACCGCTGCCTTCGCTCCAAGCCTCATTACACGTAACGCATCCTGATCGTGTCATAGATTCATCCACTGGACTGACAAAAATTGACCTCGTACGCTACTACAGCCTGGTCGCTCCTTTAATCCTGGAACATCTCAGGGGGCGGCCAGTTTCTTTGGTACGCGCCCCCGCTGGCGTCACAGGCCAACTTTTTTTCCAGAAACATTTGGAAAAAAATAGCATGCCAGGAGTCAAGCACCTTGACACTGCCCTTGACCCTGAGCATGCGGCATTACTTGAAATTTCGACCGCTGAGGGGATTCTGTCTGCAGCTCAAATGAATGTGCTTGAATTTCACACGTGGAACGCCACAAAGAGTGCTATTGGCAAACCTGACAGGATGATATTTGATCTGGATCCTGGAGAGGGAGTGCCATGGAATATCATGCAGGAATCAGCGCAGCTTGTTCGCGAGTTTCTTAAAGAGCTGGGGCTGAATTCTTTTCTCAAAACCAGCGGAAGTAAAGGCTTGCATATGGTAGTGCCCATAAAACGTCTGCGCGACTGGGATACCGTTAAGGATTTCTCTCACGCCATTGTTAACCATCTGGCTGCAACTCTACCGCAGCGCTTTGTAGCTATAAGTGGGCCTGACAATCGTGTTGGAAAAATTTTCATTGATTACTTGCGTAACGGTTTTGGGGCTACCACCGTGTCGGCTTGGTCTGCTCGCGCTCGTCCGGGTTTGGGAGTAAGCGTGCCTATCGCCTGGGAAGAACTCAAATCGCTTACAAGTAGTGATCACTGGACTGTATCAAATATTCACAGTCGTCTGGATAAAGGGAATGATCCATGGGCAGAGTATAACGCCAGCGCTCAATCTATATTATCCGCAATGAAGGCCTTGGGATTTAAGCCTAAGGTGCAAAAATAA
- the recQ gene encoding DNA helicase RecQ, with product MTAPTAKQILHDVFGYTSFRGEQQSIVEYVVAGGDALVLMPTGGGKSLCYQLPALLRRGVGIVVSPLIALMQDQVDALNQLGVRAAFLNSSLDANAARTVSSRLLRGDLDLLYVAPERLLMAGFLSMLEQVQAEHGMALFAIDEAHCVSQWGHDFRPEYRGLTVLHERFPNVPRIALTATADAPTRGEIVERLALEQARQFVSSFDRPNIRYRVTLKANARQQLLAFLETEHANDAGIVYCLSRKKVDETATWLRERGWNALPYHAGLDAAIRSENQRCFLRKEGVIIVATVAFGMGIDKPNVRFVAHLDLPKSMEGYYQETGRAGRDGLPANAWMTYGLGDVVSMRQMLASGDAPEERKRLEMHKLDALLGFCESTACRHQIILRYFGEEHPGNCAQCDNCLEPIDTWDATQASRMALSCVYRTGQRFGVGYLIDVLLGKATAQVEKFRHQQLSTFGIGQSLAQTQWSSVYRQLVAAGLLNVDMEAYGGLRLTEEARPVLRGESEVWLRRDAEPAKNKISKIERSARMREAFDGANEDPLWLALKAKRMELAREQGVPPYVIFHDSTLLEILKLRPGNLTDLGKISGVGLAKLARYGDDFLKVIEDEANGVK from the coding sequence ATGACTGCTCCTACCGCCAAACAAATTCTTCACGATGTTTTCGGCTATACGTCCTTTCGTGGTGAACAACAATCTATAGTTGAATATGTTGTTGCTGGTGGTGATGCGCTGGTATTAATGCCAACCGGCGGTGGCAAGTCGTTGTGCTACCAGCTTCCGGCATTATTGCGGCGTGGGGTAGGCATAGTGGTGTCACCGTTGATTGCGCTAATGCAGGATCAAGTGGACGCACTTAACCAGCTTGGTGTGCGCGCCGCTTTTCTTAACTCCAGCCTGGATGCGAACGCTGCCCGTACAGTGTCAAGCCGTTTGTTGCGGGGTGATTTAGATCTCTTGTATGTGGCGCCAGAGCGGTTGCTGATGGCGGGATTCTTGTCCATGCTGGAACAGGTGCAAGCCGAACATGGCATGGCACTGTTTGCCATTGACGAGGCGCATTGCGTATCACAATGGGGCCATGACTTCCGTCCAGAGTATCGCGGACTGACTGTATTGCATGAACGCTTTCCGAACGTGCCGCGCATCGCGCTGACGGCCACGGCGGATGCGCCAACGCGAGGCGAGATCGTCGAGCGGTTGGCGCTGGAACAGGCGCGCCAATTTGTTTCCAGTTTCGACCGCCCTAACATCCGTTACCGGGTAACGCTGAAAGCCAATGCTCGACAGCAATTGCTGGCGTTTCTGGAAACGGAGCATGCTAACGATGCCGGCATCGTATATTGCCTGTCGCGCAAAAAAGTGGATGAAACTGCTACGTGGCTTCGAGAGCGCGGCTGGAATGCATTGCCTTACCATGCCGGACTGGATGCGGCCATACGTAGCGAGAATCAACGCTGTTTCCTGCGCAAGGAGGGCGTCATCATAGTTGCTACTGTCGCTTTCGGCATGGGCATCGATAAGCCCAACGTGCGCTTTGTCGCTCACCTTGATCTGCCCAAGAGCATGGAAGGCTATTATCAGGAAACGGGTCGTGCCGGACGCGACGGCTTACCCGCAAATGCATGGATGACTTACGGTTTGGGCGATGTGGTGTCCATGCGTCAGATGCTGGCATCCGGCGATGCACCAGAGGAGCGCAAACGATTAGAGATGCATAAACTTGATGCACTACTGGGGTTTTGCGAATCCACTGCTTGCCGCCACCAAATTATCCTGCGCTATTTTGGAGAGGAGCATCCTGGTAACTGTGCTCAGTGCGACAATTGCCTGGAGCCGATAGATACGTGGGACGCGACTCAGGCATCACGTATGGCATTGTCGTGTGTTTACCGCACTGGGCAGCGCTTCGGCGTTGGTTATTTGATCGACGTGCTACTGGGCAAGGCCACTGCACAGGTCGAAAAATTTCGCCACCAGCAACTTAGTACTTTTGGGATCGGCCAGTCGCTCGCGCAGACTCAATGGAGCAGTGTCTATCGCCAGTTGGTTGCTGCTGGTTTGCTCAATGTGGACATGGAAGCTTACGGCGGATTGCGTCTTACCGAAGAAGCACGCCCGGTGCTACGCGGTGAATCCGAAGTGTGGCTGCGGCGCGATGCTGAACCGGCTAAAAACAAAATCAGCAAGATTGAGCGCAGCGCAAGAATGCGCGAAGCATTTGACGGTGCAAATGAAGACCCGCTGTGGCTGGCGCTTAAAGCCAAGCGCATGGAGCTCGCCCGCGAACAAGGCGTACCGCCTTATGTGATTTTCCACGACAGCACTTTGCTGGAAATTCTCAAACTTCGTCCTGGTAATCTCACCGATTTAGGAAAAATTAGCGGAGTCGGATTAGCCAAGTTAGCCCGTTATGGAGATGATTTTCTGAAAGTCATTGAAGATGAGGCAAATGGCGTTAAGTAG
- a CDS encoding YihY/virulence factor BrkB family protein: MNIQIILNIIKGTFSAWIDDKAPSMSTALAYYTVFSIAPLLLIVISIAGLIFGAEVARGEIFAQLQNLMGKTEALAVQGMLESVSKPTEGVTATIIGVVLLLIGATTVFGELQDDLDRIWRAPKRTDDGGIFGLIRTRVLSFGMILGIGFLLIVSLIFSAVLAALGKWWAPIFGGMALLGNLINVALSFVLLTFPFAMIYKIMPRVNINWRDVWIGAVVTAFLFTIGKFLIGFYIGRSGLASGFGAAGSLVVVLVWIYYSAQIFLMGAEFTRIYSFTLGSRKGQPIE; encoded by the coding sequence ATGAATATTCAAATAATATTGAATATTATTAAAGGCACTTTTTCAGCATGGATTGACGACAAGGCACCAAGCATGAGTACGGCACTTGCCTATTACACAGTGTTTTCGATTGCACCCCTTCTATTGATTGTAATATCTATTGCAGGGCTAATTTTTGGGGCTGAAGTAGCAAGAGGAGAAATTTTTGCTCAGCTACAAAACTTAATGGGAAAAACTGAGGCCCTAGCGGTGCAAGGCATGCTTGAAAGCGTTAGTAAGCCAACAGAAGGTGTAACTGCCACTATTATTGGCGTAGTTTTGCTGCTGATCGGTGCCACTACAGTATTTGGCGAGTTACAGGACGATTTGGATAGGATATGGCGGGCCCCAAAAAGAACGGATGATGGTGGGATATTTGGATTAATTCGTACGCGCGTGCTGTCTTTTGGAATGATCTTGGGAATAGGTTTTTTGCTGATTGTTTCGCTTATATTCAGTGCGGTACTGGCTGCATTGGGAAAATGGTGGGCACCTATATTCGGCGGAATGGCACTTCTTGGGAATTTAATAAATGTCGCGTTAAGTTTTGTACTACTTACTTTTCCATTCGCAATGATCTACAAAATTATGCCGCGGGTTAATATAAATTGGCGTGATGTATGGATTGGTGCGGTAGTTACCGCGTTTCTGTTTACGATCGGCAAATTCTTGATCGGTTTTTATATTGGCAGAAGTGGTTTGGCTTCTGGATTTGGAGCGGCTGGATCGCTTGTTGTAGTTTTAGTATGGATTTATTACTCAGCTCAGATATTTTTAATGGGCGCGGAATTTACGAGGATTTACTCTTTTACATTGGGATCGCGCAAAGGTCAGCCCATAGAATAG